The sequence GTCGATGTAGGTTTGTTGTTGGATTTGTCATCAAGTAGAGAGAATGCATGCATAATATAaacgggatttttttttctccttgTTCTAATACGATCGGTCTTTTCAGTGAAACGTAACGCAGAAAATCGTCAAAATTAACGCAGAATCGAGAGTACGTAAGATGTCCCTCAACACGGACTCACCGGATGCGAAAAAGCCTTGCAAAGGCAttttgaagtcatccagcagctTCGACAAGCACACGACCCATCAATCCGGTGCTACTTCGGTGTAAGCATTTGACGATTTCTGTTGGTAGGTGTGATTAACGTGTCTGTCTTCTAGCAGCAGTCACCGGAAAAGTGCCAAATTTGACGAGCTGAATGTGCTGCAGACCTATCATCCGCCAGATAAGGACTACGGGCACATGAAGGTGGATGAACCGAAAACCCCGTTCAATTATGCCGAGCAACATGACATTGACCAGCTGGATGCTGAGCTGCTCGCGGAAAAGTGAGTATATTTAAAGATGAGAAACTACTACAATTACTATAatgatgagattttttttttcgtgtgagAGTGGATTATGGTGTGATTGTGTTGGAACTTACAAAAACAGCTGGAGTGGCCGTGCTTGACCTTCGGCTTGCGATTGTAGTTAATTAGTATGTTTATATTGGTAATTTACGTTATCTGTTCTAGGCTTCGCGTGGCCGCCGATCGCCCGGACGGCATTTCGGACGACGATGAGGAATCTTCCGAAGAGGAAGAACAGCTGACCGAAGAGCAGAAAAAGAAAAAGCTGGAGTTTGAACGTCGCCGGAAAGCGCACTACAATGAGTTCGAGGCCATCAAGCTAGCCAGGAAGCTGATTGAAGAGGAACATGAggacgacgatgatgacgatgacgatgacgCCGATGACGCGTCACAGTCGCAGGCATCGGCCCTAGCAACCAGCAATAAAAGTAACGACGGACAGCAAATGGAGGTTGAGTGTCCGGAGGATGTCGAAAGGAAGAACGGGGTCGGCACAAGCACACCACATACGGCAGGTACTACTGAAGTGGCCGATGATGTTTAGGACTTGTGTCGGACTATTTTTTCCTATCCCAAAGGGTCGGGAATTTGGGGGGAGAGGGTGGCAAAAAAAAGTTGGTCTCGATCGAATACGCTTGTTTTGAGTAGGGCTTTGAGCGTGCAGCAAAATAACATATTTATTGTATACAATTTTGGACAACATTGAACATTGTGGTATTTCGAGCATATTTTCCTTGCACATTCAAAGATTTTCTAGCTTTGTTTCATTTGCATTTACTTAAGACAAagtggaaaaactaatgaacttttgtttttttttctctctcttttttgctatttttctttCTCTATTTCTTTTCCTTTGTTCTGTGTTCTTTGTGTCTAACTAACTTCACGTTTGTCAGTGGCTTGCGTGATGGTCACGAAATGTGGATCGGATCGTGATTCGGATCAGATTGAAACGACCGTTTCGTCACGGCAGACCACCCGGAAGTCCGTTATTTCTTCTATCTTGatcatttcggttgttttaacgATTTTTTCCATGTTTTGTGCAAGGTTTCTGTTCCATCTGTTCTGACTTCCGACGGTTGTTGGGTtagcattttttttgttatcctTTTCGATGGGGGAGGGGGTAAAATTATAGCTGAGTGACTGACTCAATTTCATACACagcgaagaaaaaataaacgaaaccaGCAGTGAGCAGCGGAATTCGGTTTGAATTCAAAGCAAATTAAAATCGTAAAATCGGAAACCTTGAAAAACCTCAGTTTTTAGCAATAATTACAATAGACTAGAAGAGCAGTTGGTATTTTTATATTCAATATTCCTCTATTATTGACGATCTGATCTACTTCTTCCATCTGATTTACCGTTCAGTTGTTTCTCatactagaaaaaaaaacaaaaacaaaaagatttCATCGCATTTTAGACTTACGAATGGTTTTAAGCAAAACTACAGAGAATAGTTCCTTTTGCAATTGTTGTTATGATATTGAGATTTCCGGTTGAGTCGCAGTATTCTCGGAGGGAATGATGAATGCGAGCGACTCTTCGTCGTCCCACCTTGGTCCGTGTGTTTTTACCAACCAAAACCTGCTTACCGACACTGTTGCTTAATGATGATGACGATCCTGTTGTTTGTGGAGCTTGAGCTTTACGTTTTACTTTATTGATCGGAAGACTTTCGTTTGTTCCGGTATTTTATCATCAATACCGGAAGCTACACACTCAGTCAGCCAAAACAATGTTTAAACAAATGATAGTTGATGCAACTGAACAAAACACAAGTAAGCGAagcaatccaaaaaaaaaaaaaacaatttactaATGCACTGTAACGTTATATAAAAAGTGGTTATATTCATtagaacaacaaaaaaatccaAGCAAGTCGTATATTACTAAAAccatagaatataaaataaacttagTAATAAGCAAACCagcataaaaataaagaaagataaaaagttaaaaaaaaacaaagcattTCGATACTTCACACGTCTAGCGATGAACCCGAAAGCGAGTAATCAAAATTAGGACGAAACTATCATTAGAAGAATCAAAATCACATTCAGTTCCAAAACGCCAAAAGCCTCTCTAGccgtagcaaaaaaaaactcatgctTTCGATTACGTACCTTCTCCAGGTTAAACTTCCGTTGATCGTTTAAGAATCTATCAAGAACTGCCTATCCGCAAAAAATATGGGAAAAAAACTCCGAATTATTAGGGTaaagagagagaaaacaaaaaagcaaATGCATCATGTCTTAGCCgtagtcgtcgtcgtcatcgtagtCGCGTAGTCGTGCTTATAAATGCCAATAGAACGAAACAAAATGGATTTGTGACAACTAACAAAAGTGTGAGATTTTTACCCTACGAGCAGAGTGGATTAGAAAAGGTAGAATTTTAACGTTAACTAATTtattacacatacacacaatacATACATTTTCTAGGTCtttcttttgtttttaaatGGAAAGACATATGAAGCGGAAAGcctatatattttattttttaaacgtCTATTGAATCTGGTTAGTTGCAGAGGCGAGTATAAGGGAGTGTATTTTAGGGCCTTCTAGAGTGCGTCAGGCAGAGCAGAGTCTTTTCTCGCTGACGGTGACCGGTGAGAAACACACTGATATTGGGTGAATAAAACTTATACTAGAATCGATAGTGATAGTATTTGCTAATCGAGAAGAATTGTGAGATATTTGATTATTGCCGATAACAAATAATGGTTATAAACTAGAGGAATCCTAACTAtcgaatattgaaaaataaaatttatgaagatgTAACAAGGGTGTGCAATGAATTTGAACGAAAATGTCCCTTCTACTGGTCAAGTCTCAGTTGGTCTTCGATAACTTACATCGCACAAACTTAAATACTCATTTTAAATCTAGGTACATTCTTAGACATTtattggtcgtcaaatggtgagtcgCCACTCACGAGTCCCCATCTCACGCCTCCACGTATGTCTTATGACCGATGTCAACTGGGTTCTACCGCCTTCCCATCTAGTAATCAATACGAATCGGAACAATCGGTATCGAACTAGGCGACGCATAAAGGACAACGATTGGAAGCTCGGCACATGGACCTGTAAATCGTTTGGTTTCCCAGGGTGCGATCGAATACTACACGATGAGTTGCAAACTCGGaaattcgatgtcgtagcactgcagcaactttgttggacgggacagaaggtgtggaaaggtGGGTACCGTAGCTtcatagtgttgggcaagatgcttCAGCGCATGAATGTACGGCAGTTAATCAGCGACAGGAtttgtgcgttttttttttttttattcaataatataatataatattaaggcacactgcttatggATTTGTGCGTTGAAGACTAAAGGTCGTTTCTGCAAttgcagcatcatcaacgtacaCTACCCACATGAAACGAGACCCGATGAAGAGAAgaaagcattttacgcgcagcagGAAGGAACCTACGACAGCAGCCCACGGCGAGATATGAaattcgtcatcggcgacacgaGCGCTCAGATAGGCCGGGAGACAATGTACAGGCCAGTGTAACATACTAGGTATAagattatcgaatcgaggaaataatTGGTTTGTCAGCGAAtgccagcagttggtcgaagagaagaatgcagcaagggtgaGGATGGTGCAACATCGCACgaaagcgaacgaggaacgatacaaacaggcgcggaacagtcAGAACTCGGTTttccgctcacgtagaggcctcACATCACAGTGGATGCACGCTCAggcgacgacagattcccagcactcGATTTGtcagagataagtgaggagatcggcaagctgaggaacaacaaagccgcggtcaatgaccagttaccaagcGAGCTGCTCagacatggaggagaggcactggctcttattctgcgagtcgagtgagGTGAGATAAGTCGAGTCACccgaatattcttcgttgtgttgagttttcatgaaattatcttaataaataaattattaaaattttggaactgcaagacgaattGAAGATAGAAATTGCATGAAGCTTTAAAATTATTCCTTACAATCTAAActtctgacaatcgattaagcattccatgagatgtaaaagtgagttcctctttaaaatttttgtcattatttataggAAGTACTATACACGGTATTCAgatactagcataacccaaaatagttcgtatgtccatgaattagtatgacgaataaattgaaatagttttgagcccaacttcgaAGATGTTTTGGtgtcgtcatcttctatgacggtttgaattttaaaaactcatcacccatgaattggaagtcggaatcggataaaattcatcaattttgtttattttaatttgaatttttgtttattagtttAATTTTGGTCTTCTTTTAGCTtatctattcccgatactttcggaaacggaattcggaaatcagtgtaaccgaagtcagttGAATTCGCCTGATGGATTGTTAACTATTTCAATTATTTCGGGGTTTAGGAGTGCGTTCCATGTTTGatgttttttatgggacctcaagaccatttatttgaatgttagacGAAATCGAAATTATAAAAGTTCCTAATGTTGTATGGCATTTATAGAGAGTCGCACTGAAGTTATATAAGGTGAAATTAATGTAGGTATATAATGCGTTGTGGTTACTTGGGATGTCATGttcgaatgattatgttgcgaaaaacgaaccgtgctaaaatcgaaatgtCATGATAAAGGGTGCTGTACGTTGTCTTTTAAGTGCTAAGAAACAACTGCAAAAACTATTGTAACAGATAATGTCATAAAACTTCGACtaattcaaaaagtaaacatccgatctcagaaCTCATTCAGCGATCTCTGGGCCTAGGAAAATTTTCAGGTTAGAGCGAGTGTTTCAAttagtgtgatgatgcctttcttatatttgtttatattttcaGATGGACAGCTGCTTCTGGTAAagtggagtgatttccggttagGAGAactatgatcactttttcggtaACTGTAACTGAAATTTGGCATACCCGAAATCAATGGATTTGGTCATCAAGTAACCAGACGTGCGCAACTGATGAATTATATGACATCTAGAAGTACTTTGTTCGATTTTTGTGTGTCACGTATAAAACACTTGGATGAAATTGAATTATTTCTCCTCACCAGCCTGTAGTTCCGGAGAtgtatccggataaaattcggcACGGTTCTTTGGAATTGTATGATCTTCCATTTGAACGTAAGTTGTGAAAACTGGTAGAGTGGTTCttgagaaaattgaattattttggctTTCATCTCTTTcacataatttcatgaaaaagaatgctgtacgcTGTCTTTTAGGTGATGAACACAGTTTTTCAAGTGcatacatttcatttgaataacgTTGTACAGAATACTAGCTACTGTTTTCGATCTGCTACTGACTAGTGCTCAACAAAGGCTAAATAACAAATTGCCTCGTTGTTAGGCTCAGTAGTGTCACGATATTTTTGACGATATTCACGAAAGGTTAACATTACTGACCGATTATGTTTTTTGGAAACACTATTTCGAAGCGTTCTCGAAACACTTAGTTAAAATGTTACTGGATATTTTTTGTCAGTCGTGTTCATGAATTTTCTCAAGCAAACTATAAAATTCAGATAATGATTTCACCGAAAATAAAGGTAACAAAATTTCCATAATGTTTTGTGAAAAGGAAAAGTCTACGGAGACTTTCAAAGGAGGGGGGTAGGGGTATTTGGAAAAGTCTACGAAAGAATAAGAGGAAAGACGGGTTGGTTAAAAAGTTCCAAATTTGTCCCTAAACTGCCGAAAATTTAAACATTCAAATGAAGGTTTTGCTGTAACGGGGAGATGTGTTTTTACAGCTCTCAACAAGCCATAGCAATATGCAATgaatattcaatgaaaaaatattctatgCTGAATATTATTCATTACAGACTTATTTTTCAtccagctggttgatttacTCTCATGCGCCACCACTCGATTAAACCCAATTGAAAGCTATTtagcaggaatttgattttatagaagtaacaggagtgcaggagttAGTTTCTCTCGAGCAACTAACAGATAAAGCACTagtttgtttgcagtattttCTTAGAACACCACATCACCATCGCTAATTCTGCGCTCTTGCtacttctgtttataatattcaagtataatTAAGAATTCTTACCCTGTATTAATTTGACACGAATTAAATAAGTGATGTGCAATAGTTTATGTGGCTCAAAGTCATTATTAACAGCAAATAGCAGTCGAAACTTACAACCTTAATTTGATCGTTAAAAGCTAATCATCAGTCTGTTGGCGTAAACTGAATATTTAATCTTCAGCACTATCCAACTTCATGACGACAGTTGCTTTGTATGAATTATTTTGTGAGAGGAAGGACGTTCAGACCACGAGATAGAACATTATACGCAGGGCATCTGTGCTTCATGAAGATTCTAATACCAGCACACTGTACCATACTctggtaacaattcgaatgccgtatggttctgattataatttataggagttttgtaattgatttttcaatcactacctgttttatgacaactataataagtgtctcttttgacaagtaatatcatagtttttaaagcttataTAAAACTCTTTACTCAGACTAACAACCGGACTAAAAATAAACaacttgtactagaataaaatcaTGCATATACTTTTAATAttactttcaaacattttctttaaaacattatcagttcaattctttcataaatcttatTCATAGAATGTTACAACGGGCCTTTGTCCTCCGGTAAGCATTTTATTCGAATGAGTGGCAGTGGTCTGGACTGCAATGTAGGTAAACTTAATACCTAATTTAGATCAAATAAACAAATCTTACAGCTGATATTCCGCTCCTCAGAAGCGTACTTTGCAAATAAGACCGATAGTTGCAAACGATTCAGAAATTTACTAAGGCCAGTAATTTGTAGTGATTTCCAGGATTATCGAAATTAATTATTCATACCAACTAACGGCAATTCATACTAACTAACGGCAACGGAACTcgtgattcgaaaaaaaaacaaaccggaattcgaaaacaaATTCAATACTAAAGATTTATATCGAGAAAATTTAAACCTCACAACCGGCAACATTTCCAAAATTAATCTCACAACCGGCAACATTTCCCACTCGTTTTGACGTTTGAGAAAATGAATCGTTCGTCACTTGAGGTTCACCATCTCACTCACCATGTAATAAACCTGTCACGTCACCCGAGTCGACTTCTAGAATAGGGTGACTACAGTCATGTGACACACTGACTAGAgggctgcactggatgatttctaaaatttgggaggaggagattctaccgcaggaatggttggatggagtggtatgtcccgtctacaaaaagggcgataagctagactgttgcaattaccgcgcaatcacattgctgaacgccgccttcaaggtactctcccaaatcctttgctgtcgtctatcaccaattgctaaggaattcgtagggccgtaccaagcgggatttactggagcccgcgccactacggatcacatattcgcgataagccaagtactccagaagtgtcgtgaaaacaacgtacccacgcatcacctattcattgacttcaaagcggcatacgacacaatcgatcgagaacagctcatgcacgaatacggttgtccggataaactgacgcgattggtcaaagcaatgaTGGATAGAGTTTTGTGCTACgttcgagtatctgggacgcttcaAATCTCGGAGAAGGCAACGACATCACCTtgcgatggactctcttgtatcttgttcaatattgctttggaaggtgtagttcgaagagcgaggatcgacacgagtggcttcgctgacgatactgatattgtgacacgtaatcttgagaagatgatggaaacctgcATcgcactgaaagctgaagctaggcgtatcggtctggccataaatgcgtcaaaaacaaaatacatgaggggAAGAGGCTCtaaagaagaaacactacgccttccaccacgaatattgatagacggtgacgatatcgaggtggttgacgagttcgtgtatttgggctcactggtgaccgccgataatgacaccagcagagaaattcatagacgtattttggcagggaatcgtgcgtactttggactcagaaaaacccttcgatcgagaaaagtacgccaccgcaagaaattaaccatctacaaaacgctcattagaccggttgttctctatggctacgagacctggactatgttggcagaggaccaacgcgccctcagtgttttcgaaagaaaggtactgaggaccatctatggcggagtgcagatggtagacggaacgtggagacggcgtatgaatcacgaattgcaacagctgctagg comes from Malaya genurostris strain Urasoe2022 chromosome 3, Malgen_1.1, whole genome shotgun sequence and encodes:
- the LOC131439613 gene encoding protein phosphatase inhibitor 2 isoform X1, with amino-acid sequence MSLNTDSPDAKKPCKGILKSSSSFDKHTTHQSGATSVSSHRKSAKFDELNVLQTYHPPDKDYGHMKVDEPKTPFNYAEQHDIDQLDAELLAEKLRVAADRPDGISDDDEESSEEEEQLTEEQKKKKLEFERRRKAHYNEFEAIKLARKLIEEEHEDDDDDDDDDADDASQSQASALATSNKSNDGQQMEVECPEDVERKNGVGTSTPHTAVACVMVTKCGSDRDSDQIETTVSSRQTTRKSVISSILIISVVLTIFSMFCARFLFHLF
- the LOC131439613 gene encoding protein phosphatase inhibitor 2 isoform X2; its protein translation is MSLNTDSPDAKKPCKGILKSSSSFDKHTTHQSGATSVSHRKSAKFDELNVLQTYHPPDKDYGHMKVDEPKTPFNYAEQHDIDQLDAELLAEKLRVAADRPDGISDDDEESSEEEEQLTEEQKKKKLEFERRRKAHYNEFEAIKLARKLIEEEHEDDDDDDDDDADDASQSQASALATSNKSNDGQQMEVECPEDVERKNGVGTSTPHTAVACVMVTKCGSDRDSDQIETTVSSRQTTRKSVISSILIISVVLTIFSMFCARFLFHLF